In Thiomonas arsenitoxydans, the genomic stretch GATCGTCGCCCAGCACGCCCGCGGTTTTTTTGGCCGAGAGTTTGGTGAGCAGCGCGACGTCATCCAGCACGGTGGTGATGTCATCTAAAAGAGCGAGCAGACTGGTTGCCATTGCAGTAGGGGGTCGTGTTACCAATTGAAAGCGTGAAAGCGGCATTGGACGACAAACCGCAGGCCTGCCGGGCGCAGCGCTGGCGTTCTGCGTATGCTTGACGCTTTTTCGCATCAAGCTCATGTTCAACGACGGTTTCACTTTGGCGCTGGTCGCGCTGGCCGCTTTTTTTGGGGCCGCGCTCAACGCCGCGGCCGGGGGTGGTAGCTTCCTCACCCTGCCCGCATTGATCTATGCCGGGATTGCGCCCGTTGCCGCCAACGCCACCGGCACCACGGCCCTGTTGCCCGGCTACTTGGCCAGCACCTGGGGCTTCCGCGAAGACCTCGGCCCGCCGCGCTCGGTCGGCATGACCGCGCTGATGCTGACCTGCCTGGTGGGCGGGGGCATCGGCGCCGGGCTGTTGATCACCACGAGCAATCACGCATTTCGGGCGCTGGTGCCGTGGTTGCTGCTGTTCGCCACCGCCTTGTTCGCCTTCGGGCCGACCTTGTTGCGCCGCATCGGCCGCCATCCCGAGCAGCATGCGCCGCGGCTGCAGGCGCTGGTCGGCCTGTTCGTGGTCAGCGTGTACGGCGGCTACTTCAACGGCGGCCTCGGCGTGCTGCTGCTGGCGATGCTCACCCTGATCGGCGAGACCCATCTCAACCGCATGAACGCGCTGAAAAACGCCATCTCCGCCGTGCTCACCCTGTTCGCCGTGGGCATCTACGCCGCCGCTGGCACTGTGCAGTGGCGCTGGGTGGCGGTCATGCTGCCCGCCGTGCTGGTAGGCGGCTATGTGGGTGCGCGCGTCGCCCGGCGAATTCCGCGCGAGGTGATGCGCTGGAGCATCGTGCTGATCGGTCTGGTGATGAGCGCGCTGTTCTTTCGCTGAATTCCTGGGCCTCTCATCCCGGCCTCTCATCGCCCGTCTTTGACGATGAGATAGACGCCCACAGCGACCAGCCCCATCCAGAGCGCGACCGCCCCCGTGCCCATCCATTGCGCCGCCTGGTCGATGAACAGCAGAAACACCGCGGCCAGCGCCAGAATGCCGTTGCC encodes the following:
- a CDS encoding sulfite exporter TauE/SafE family protein; translation: MFNDGFTLALVALAAFFGAALNAAAGGGSFLTLPALIYAGIAPVAANATGTTALLPGYLASTWGFREDLGPPRSVGMTALMLTCLVGGGIGAGLLITTSNHAFRALVPWLLLFATALFAFGPTLLRRIGRHPEQHAPRLQALVGLFVVSVYGGYFNGGLGVLLLAMLTLIGETHLNRMNALKNAISAVLTLFAVGIYAAAGTVQWRWVAVMLPAVLVGGYVGARVARRIPREVMRWSIVLIGLVMSALFFR